Proteins co-encoded in one Astyanax mexicanus isolate ESR-SI-001 chromosome 1, AstMex3_surface, whole genome shotgun sequence genomic window:
- the LOC125785768 gene encoding trichohyalin-like, which translates to MNGTMSESEVQQTIVLIQKIESEKRDRILQAWTVASKEWTEEKKKMKQEIELLKQEAGRLRMMKKKDGEIKDLKEMRKLHQSEMDLLQKKENDRRDRILKAWTEAGNKWDSEKRKMRQEIAQLKEEEKLRAMKKKDEEQVGEMKELEKMRELHRKEIELLRKTDNERRDRVRESWLKLCSEWKEEKQQMKLEEEKRQRLLESCMKEKDEWKEKVELMMKEREKEKKEMESMMKERKEEKEMEKMRKETEAEVIKEEEEKEERGMEVLVLKMKALSLGEEDNRWQRTNLKSRRRRRAVRSIFPFSTSFL; encoded by the coding sequence atgaatgggACAATGAGCGAGAGCGAGGTCCAGCAGACCATTGTACTGATCCAGAAGATTGAGAGTGAAAAAAGAGACCGAATCCTGCAGGCCTGGACTGTGGCCAGTAAAGAATGGACGGAGGAGAAAAAGAAGATGAAGCAGGAGATCGAACTGCTGAAGCAGGAAGCAGGGAGGCtgaggatgatgaagaagaaggatggagaGATAAAGGACCTCAAGGAAATGAGGAAGCTCCACCAATCAGAGATGGATCTGCTTCAAAAGAAAGAGAACGACAGGAGAGACAGAATCCTGAAGGCCTGGACTGAAGCGGGTAACAAATGGGACTCAGAGAAAAGGAAGATGAGGCAGGAGATCGCCCAGCTGAAAGAAGAAGAGAAGCTGAGAGCGATGAAGAAGAAGGATGAAGAGCAGGTGGGAGAGATGAAGGAGCTGGAGAAAATGAGAGAGCTCCACCGGAAAGAGATAGAACTGCTCCGAAAGACGGATAATGAAAGAAGAGACAGAGTCCGGGAGTCCTGGCTTAAACTCTGCTCTGAATGGAAGGAGGAGAAACAGCAGATGAAGCTGGAGGAAGAAAAAAGACAGCGTCTCCTGGAGTCCTGCATGAAGGAGAAAGACGAATGGAAGGAAAAGGTGGAGTTGatgatgaaagaaagagagaaggagaagaaggagatggAATCCAtgatgaaagagagaaaggaggagaaggagatggAAAAGATGAGGAAGGAGACGGAAGCCGAGGTGataaaggaggaagaggagaaggaggagagagggatggaggtgCTGGTGCTGAAAATGAAAGCACTGTCCCTTGGAGAGGAGGACAACAGGTGGCAGAGGACCAACCTGAAGTCcaggaggagaagaagagcagTCCGTTCCATTTTCCCTTTCTCTACATCTTTCCTTTAA